The window ATGACGAGCCTTAGCTGGCGCATAACCTTCCAGAGGTGTGAACTTCGGAGGGTTGCATCGATTATCTGACCCCGGGACCCCCTCCTGACGACCGGAAGCACCTGCCTGAAGTCCCCGCCAAACACAACAGTTTTTCCTCCAAAGGGTCGGTCCCGTCTTCCCATGATGTCGCGCATGTTGTTGTCCAGTGCCTCGACCGCCTGTCGCTTAGTCATGGTGGCCTCGTCCCATAGTATCAATGAGGCCATCCTCAGTAGCTTGGCGGTACCACTCTGTTTCGTGAAGGTGCATGAGGCGCCATCATCGCAGCTCAATGGGATCTTGAACCTCGAGTGGGCAGTCCTGCCTCCAGGCATGATAGAAGCGGCGATGCCTGATGTCGCGGTAGCGATAGCGATGTTTCCCTCGCTTCGAACCTTGGCGAGCAGTGCCCTGTACAGGAAGGTCTTCCCTGTACCTCCCGGTCCATCAACAAAGAACACACCCCCATCACCGCGTTCAACAGAAGCTAGTATCTCGTCGTATGCAACCCTTTGCTTCGAGTTTAGCGACGAAGCCAATTTAGTGCCGTTGATGTCAAAATCGACGTTGGATTCCTCGATCACTTCTCTGGCCTCGCCCTCGGTTGGGTCGAACGCATCGTCAATGCATGGAAGAGCAAATCAGCTATGTCTTTGCCCATGGACTGCAACATACCCCTAATGTCAAGCAACACCATCTGTTCCACCTCAATCGGGCACGTGTGTGATCGTCGATAGTCATCAGACATAGGCTTGAAGTGCCTATCCCATAAACCACGCACGTCGCCTGGCTCACAGTGCACCAAAATTGTTGCAAAGAGCCTCCTGAGTGAACATGGCATTGCCCACTGCTCTGCCTCGGTAAGACAGTCGTTGAGCGTGTTATCTGCCTCGATGAGTCCCAACCTTTCGGCAGCCTCTCTAAAGCTCCCGCATAGCCTACCGTCCACGATGAGCAGGTCCTCATAGGATGTCTTGCCAGCAACATGGTTTAGCAGCACACGCAGATAGTATCGCTCCCCCTCTGCAGGATTGGCAGACACAATTCGACCTATCTGATAACGCTCCACCCGCTCTTTCCAATACTTCTTACCCTTCTGCCATGTGAACCTTCCAGGAAAATCCTTGTATAATATATTCCTAGCCCACGGGTGGTTTTGGTTAGCTTTGAAATACTCTGTCAACATGGATTTGGAAGCTTTCTCAGAGGCGACTATGTCGGTCAAGTGAGCTTGCTCATTGAATGCCACCCTGTGCATATTCGGGAGATGAAGAGGCAACTGTAGGACAGGCGGGTCATTGGCACATAAGAGGAAGCCAAATATCCTCCACATCGCCTCTGGAGGAGTAACCCACCTCGCGTCTACGTATCTTTTGATCTCATCAATGTTACCATCGGCGTCTGGCTGGTCGATGCTGAAAGAAGCCCTATCATGGCCCTTGTATATGTACTTGTAAAGGTATTTGACGGCCTTTATGCTGGAGCAAACCTCAATATTGATGTGGCAATTGAACATCCGCAGAAGGTAAGGGTTATACGGCACAACCCATCTGTTGTCCAACATTTTACCTCGGACCTTAGCCTGCCGACCATTATCTCGACGACGATAAACAGGGTATGAGTCCTTGCCCTGTGCTGTGTTTTCATTGAACGGCCGCGGGTATCTGCACTTGCACTTGTTTTGTTGCATGCAAACATTTTTGGGGTTGAGAGCACCGCATGGTCCGTGCATCATATGTTTCACCACCAAGGCGTGGAGTTCAGGATACTTTTGCTTGTCTGGGAGCTCGGCAGAAATGAGTCGGTCGTACTGCTCCGGAACGACAAGCTTATAGGCAGAGTCCATGATCAACAAAAAGTGTGCATGGGGGAGGCCCCTCTTTTGGAACTCGACTACGTATACATGTGCGACAACAACACCCAGGATATTCTTCTTGAACAACATCTCTTTCATAGCCTCTAGCTTGCCATGGAACACACGAGCCACAAGATCAGGTCGGTCTTGCGCAGTCTGGCCAGGAAACAACTCATTTGTTATCTCTTCCCAGTTAGGGTTGCAGGTCATGGTCAAGAAGATGTCAGGCTTCCCGTAGGTATGGACAATTGCCATGGCATCCATATGCCTCCGCTTCATGTCACGGTCGCCACCTGGGTACGTTCTAGGGAGCACTATCCTTACTCCAACAGCGCTTGCCCGGGTCTCCCCGGATGTAATTGCATCAACAACTCCTTTATACAGGTCGGCACGGATCTTTGTCTGGTTCTTCCTGTACCATTTCAACCTACAACTCTCAATCTTGATGTACATGTCCACCCCCCCATTGCTGGAGCAATCGTGCTCCACAGAGTATGGGATTGAATATCCCAGGTCGTGTTTGGAGCATGTAACAGTAGTAGTCTCTCACCGAGACGCATAACCTGCTATTCCCCTCTGCACATGGATGAGTAACGCGGACATTAGGATTCATATGAGAAGTATATAATTCATCTAAACGACAGAATACGCATAAGGCTTACCTGCGtcctcatcatcaccatcatcacctctACCTCTTGGTTGTTGCACAACCGGCCAAGGGACATCACGTTTAGGAAGTTTTGGGTGCCAACCGAGCTCCCCCCTTGGGTAGAGGAGTGGGTAAGAGAGAGGGTCATACGAGCCAGCCGTCACATGTATACTGTGCCTCTGGTTGTCATTCCCGCAAAGTGTAATCCTACGATCGAACCTCTTCGCTAGGTCAGTGCCCTCCACCCAAATTGCAGCGACCTCAGATGATAGAGGTCTATTATACTTCCGTTGGTCTAGTCTCTGGTCAGTGTTGAGGTCTATCCTGTAATTGTCGAGGTTGTCCCTGTGTGCACCCAAACTCCTAAATTGCTGGGAGTACAGGTTTTCCCTGAGTATGTCCACTAACTTTCTGACGACATCTTGGTCTAATTGCTCGGTGGCAGCCTTGCGATGGGTTAGGCCTGGGTCATCGTCGTAGAAGTACAATTGTAGATGATCTGGACGTGATGTTGGCCCGAAGGAATGAACGTTGTGGTAGATGGTGCCGTGCGCCCGGAATGTGTACACCCCAGACTTCATATTTGTGTAGCTTTCATCAAGGCTGACGCCGAGGGTTGTGAAGGAGAAGTGGCCGTTGAAGAACCGTATGTTCTCTCGAAAATGCCTTGAGTCCGCATCCATGCTAGACCAAAGCCTCATTAGCTCCGGGATGGGCTCCGGTTGCTTCAGCTGGATCTGCCCACTACGACAGCAGAATCCCGGGGCCTCGGACACAAACTTCTTGGCTTTGCAGTGATCGCAATTTGCGGCATGCTTCAGGATGTGTGTGTGGTCTGGGAGGTTTGAGTAGACATAGTCCAATGGATCATGGTCGACATAGGTATTGTGACTTGAGTCTTCCAATTCGTCGTGCTCCATGTCATCAGCATCTGAGCCTGCAAACAATGTTTATAATTAGTGTGATATTTCAAACGGGCGAGCTGCTCAAGTGGGTGTACATACCTTCACCAGCAAACAGGTAATACTCATCGTCAAAGAGGCTATCAGGGTTGACATTATCATTCATGAGACGACTAAGGTAAGCGTCCATGTCGTCTGCTCAGGTGCGAAACCAATAAATGAGGGTTTAGTCTCAAGGGACGCAAGGAGAGTAAGGATGGGAGTGTTACCTTCACTTCTGATCGTGTACTCCGGCGTGCTAGATGAGGTCGAGGCACCGTGTGCTTCCACTACGGTAGGTTGTCCAGTTGAGCTCATTTCCGGTATGGAGATGGACCTGACAGTTGGGGTCATCACCCTACCTGCAAACCTTTCATTACGCCGATCGCGTAGAGCATTCCTCTCACCACGCGGTACCTGCGTACATGTTTTTTGCTTGCCAATTTTCTGCTGACGCTTCTTTGCCGCCATACCTCCCTTGCAAGCTCGCTCTCTCCTCCCACGCGCTGCTCTGGACTCATGACTCTGCTCGTCCACTCCATTATCCGCTATTGTTACCGGATCACTGGCTTGCTGGTCGGCATTTTGTAGGTGCACATTGATTTCGATGAGGTTGCCATGTATAGCACCATCACCGAAGGTTCTGCTTAGATATGCACCTACAACATCATCGAATCATTATTTATATATCATGAACGATTACATGATGAAAGATGATGGTTGATAGGATATGTACCATCGGTTTCGGTGTTGCGAATGTATGTGGGGGCCACATTGACCGTAGGAGCATGATCTATTTGTTCACTGTCGAATTGTTGCGTGAGGGCTGAAAGTGCGGGAGTCGGACAATGTGTGTGAGGGTTGGACAATGTGCTAGTTAAATCTGGACGTGGCATTGCGATCGATTCAGCACACGGCGTGTTTTTCTTTGCAGCATACTTTGCCTTTCTCTTTGCACTTGACTCCCCCCTTTCATCCTCAGTCATGGTTTTAGGGTGTTGCACGCGCCATTCTTGcaacttctgattttttttcttgaaGTTCGATCGTTCCGTCACCCACTTTTTTCCGATAACTTGCTCGCCTCCGCGCGTTTCTCTGCTCAATTTGCTTGTCTGTTAAGTCACAATTGTGTTCTTTATCAGGCTGTTTTTCATCTAGTTGCTTGTTGGCTGCCTCCTCTTTTTTCTTTCGATAAGCAGCTCTCCTCCGAGCCTTTATTTGCTCTTTTTTCTCGTCAAGGTCCACCGAGAATGGTTGACACCCATTAGTGATATCACCGAGAGGTAACAGGGGAACATTTTGCATATCTGCACGGAGGGTTTAGGGTCTTCATTGTTCAAGAAGATTTCATGTACTACACAAACGCTTACTTTATATATCTGCACGGTCTGGTTAAACAATGATGTATTGCTGGATGTAGTTGGGGTGGTATCATCGAGAGGTAACAGGGGAACATTTTGCATATCTGCCCGGAGGGTTTAGGGTCTTCATTGTTCACCGAGAGGTAACAGGGCTGGTTGAAGCTACTTCTTAATCTAGGTTTATTTTTTATAGAATCCCTCCGTGTCCATACATAAAGTCTATATGTACTCAAAAGTCGTATGTCTGCCCTATATCAAATTGAACCTAAATGATCAGGAATTGTGTTGGTCAATTATTTTTATTCTATATTCTTGGTCAATTATTCGTGGGGTTGGGGTGAGGAAACATGTGTCGCCTACATTATTCACTAAGAAAGTATACATACGGTCATCATAAACATAATCATCCTTACCTGATATCGTAAGGCCAGTCAGATTTTCATCTTGTTGCTTGCTGGATTCCTCCTCTTTTTTCTTTCGATAAGCAGCTCTCCTCCGAgcctttttttgctcttttttctcGTCAAGGTCCACCGTGGTTTGTTGACACACATTAGTGATATCACCGAGAGGTAACCCACCCACATTCAGCATATCTGCATGTGAAATGATAATCACATTatgttgtggaatggagggagtatatataataTCATCGCAGTGCCTTCCCATAAAGCATTCTTACCTGATATCGTAAGGGCAGACAGATTTTCATCTTGTTGCTTGACTGTAGCCTCCTCTTGTTTCTTTCTATAAGCAGTTCGCCTCTGAGTTTTTATCAACTCTCTTTTTTCGTCAAGGTCCACAGAGGGTGGTTGATCTGCATTAGTGATATCACTGTGAGGATGGCGTGGAACATTATGCGACCTCTCTTCCCAACTGTCACGTTGCATGCTACCTAGTTATTTTGTCAGATTACTGAGAGCTGGCAACGAATCTACATTATATAGGAATGAGATTGGAGGGCTGTCTGCATGATCTGCATTAGTGATATCACTGTGAGGATGGCGTGGAACATTATGCGACCTCTCTTCCCAACTGTCACGTTGCATGCTACCTAGTTATTTTGTCAGATTACTGAGAGCTGGCAACGAATCTATATTATATAGGAATGAGATTGGAGGGTTGTCTGCATCATGTTAACATAAATATATATTGGACCCAAATAAGGCAAAGTTGTAGGCACATGGTCTTAACCTTTCGGCAACATAATACTTACCCGAAATCAGATGGGAAGGTTGATGAACACGTGTCCTTTCACAATCGGCCTGTTCAAGAATCATCCAGTCCGAGTGAGTAATATGGGCTCCTACAAGTCACAGGCTTGATCCTTTAGAATCGGTTCTGCCCAAGTCTGTTAGGTATGATTTATCACATAAAAAGCATAAAAGCAATATCAGTATATATGCACAGCCTTAATACCTGGACTACTTGGGTAATTCTTGTGAACATCGTTGACTCCAGGTATAACCCCTTCGTTAGAGTCGTCACCATTTGGCCCCTCCATCGGGCCTGCAACATCTCCTGTGATGGTgtttgacatgtataacaaaatatgTAGCTGAACATATATATGGAGGTAGATATATACCTGGAGTATCATATGTGCTATCACCATCGGTCTCAAGTATCATACGTTCGGAGGGAGTAGTATGGACTCCTAGAAGTCAAGATGTTGATACATTAGAATCGGTTGTGCCCAAGTCTGTTAGGTATGATTTTTCAACTAAAAAGGATAAAAATAAACCTTATACCTGTACTACGTGGGTAAATTTTGTCAACATCATCGGCTACGGGTATAATCCCTTCGTTAGAGTCGTCAACACTTGTCCCCTCCATCGGGCCTGCAACACATATATAGTTGAACATATATATGTTTGACTTGTGTAGCACAATTTATAGGTGAACATATACCTGGAGGTACATGTGATGAAGTCGTCTGTTCCGCTGGCTTGCTGTGTGGAGTCCCCATATGTAACTACTAAAAAAAAGACATGTCCAACAGACTCAGGTATATAGCAAAAACTTGTAAACTGACTCTGCAAGCAGATCACGTGAAATACCAACAGTACTAAAGGCCCGTTTCCATTGTACAGAAATCCAGTCCATACGGGCAGATTGTTACAGATTTATGAGTTTTGCTATATATATGAAAATAGAAAGACATGTCCAACGGACTTTGCTACTTTCCATTTTTTTGTAAACTGACACTGCTGGATACAAGTTAAGAATTCAAGATGCTAAGATGTCCTGTTCATCTGACTGCAGGCAGATGAAGGCCGTCGAAGATCACAAGCGCAGCTTGCTATTGTACAGGTTTAGAATTTAGAAAGGTGACCTATTTTTTCATGTGAACTTACCTATTCTTTGCTATTCAGAATGATTATTTATCTTCCCATTGCTGTGTTAATTGATTCATATGCGGTTCTGCTATTCTGACAAGGATATCCATCAAGGTTATTTGGAGGGACATAATGAAACGTCACAAGTTCTACTTTGCTGATTCTTTCAGAGAATTGTTTCATTACTAATGCGCTGTCGCGGACATGTATTAATCCCAAATTCCAAATCACTCTGGAATCCAGTCAAAATCCAGTCAAAATCACTCCGGAATCCTTCTCCGTAATTGATTCGCAAACTACTCTCAAGGACTGCTCTGAACCTCAAATATCGTGGGCACATGAAGTTGTGGTGTAATTTTTACAGAAACAAGTGATCCAGGCAGCAAGGTATTGATTGATGCAACTATGTTGTAATGTTTCAGTGACTGTTAATATTTTTTTAGGAAGAATAACCAATTCAGATGATACCCAAGGAGTTCTGGATGGGAGATTGTTTATTTCTACGTCGTGCAATTCAACATTTCAGTACTAAAAGTATTTTTCATGTTATCCAAGTATTTTTCATGTTATCTAGATTGAGGTACATCCTTTGTAAACTAATATGAGGCCTTTTAGGTCACGGAAGTAGTGACCTAAAAGCTCTTGTATTAGTTATAGAGGGGTTTGATTTGTGAGGTCCGAGCGCGGGCAGCGGCCGGCGGTGGAGGTGGAAAAAGAAGTCTGGCATGGGTTGATTTAGTTTGAACACAAATCCATCAGGATCGCCCTGATCTGTACACGTAGACATAACAAACAAACAAAACATGTGTGTTCATACCTGGGGTTGAAACCGTACAGCGTCGCCAATCGCACGTTCCGTGGCGGCGCGTGATCCAAAAACTGCCAGCGATCCAGAAACGTGGCGGCGGCACTGTCAAGTCGTTCCGCGGCGGCGGTGCTGTGGAGTGCGCAGATCGCACGACGGCTGCGCAGATCTGATCGGCAGCGGGGTATGAGGCATGGGGATCCTGATGGGCGGCAGGGCGCAGTTTCTTTGGCTACCTGCGTGGGTGGGGTTCGGTGTGTGGGCGTGGGGGTGGGGGTAATTTGATGGgaaaaaaaaccagacgaaaaaaatCAGTTGAAAAAAACCCAGACGAAAGTGGGGGGATTATTCAACcaactcgtccattaggagtagagataaatcCCCGGAACACTCTATCTATCTAGCccaacacgcacgcacgcacgcaaagAAGCTCCCGTCTTTCGATCGCTCGCTCGCTCTTCCTGCTCCTAGGGTTTCGTTTCGTTTCGCCTCCCAATCCTCCCATCCATCCATGGCGGCCGAGGAAGGCGAGAAGAAGATGATCACGCTCAAGAGCTCGGACGGCGAGGAATTTCAGGTTGAGGAGGCGGCCGCCATGGAGTCGCAGACCATCCGCCACATGATCGAGGACGACTGCGCCGACAACGGCATCCCGCTCCCCAACGTCGACTCCAAGATCCTCTCCAAGGTCATCGAATACTGCAAGAAGCACGTCCAGGCCGACTCCAGCTCCTCCACCTCTACCGCAGCCGCCGCCCCTGCCGAGGACCTCAAGAGCTTTGACGCCGAGTTCGTCAAGGTCGACCAGGCCACCCTCTTCGACCTCATCCTCGCTGCAAACTATCTCAACATCAAGGGATTGCTCGACCTTACTTGCCAGACCGTTGCCGACATGATCAAGGGCAAGACTCCGGAGGAGATCCGCAAGACTTTTAACATCAAGAATGACTTCACacccgaggaggaggtggagatccGCAGGGAGAACCAGTGGGCTTTTGAGTAGATAAGAGTAGCATCGAGGCACTGCTGCGTCAAATTAATGCTTAAGTATTCATCTTTTTTCTAATGAGACTTTGTATGCCTATGTTTCACCGCTGCCTTTTCTATGTCATAATCGTTATTCTGAAGCCCAAACATCGTTATATCCTAAAAATAGTTGTGGTCAGTGGTCATTACTTGTGAAACTGAATTATTATTTGTCAAGTGGATGTTTCGCTTGGTAACATCATCCTTAGCTGATTTATGCGTGTGATTTGAGATATTTTCTGTTATCTTGAAATAGCCTTATTGTTTCCGATTTTAGTCTACTTATTTGCTAAAGATCTGTCGAAATCATTTTCATTTGGCTTCAGGTCGAATTTAGTGACCGTTGGATCGTTGTCACGAATCTCAACGCAAGCGGGCGCGTTTTACTTGTGTTTCTTCGGGTTACgggtctccactcttcaccccatgtCATTTCGTCGTTTTTGCTAGCGAGAGACAAGCATGGCCTCCCTCCGACGTCCATCCGTACTCAGCGCCGTTAATTACCCTCCAATGTTTTCGCTCCGGTGGAAATCCTGCACTGGAACACCTACGCCCATGAGCTGGAGTGGAGTTTTTGTGCGCTTCATTTGTCTTTAGTGTTCTGCGTAACTTTTGGGTGTTTTTCATCAATGGCGTTAGTATACAAGTGTATGGGGGCATTCGGCAGAAATGATTTTTGCACAGGGGGATGCTATTAGTGTTCTTCAGTCCCAATTGTCTGCGTGAATTTTGCTAGGCGAATGGGAGCTGTTGCACTGCTAACTTAGGCTGCCATTTTGAGCGTAGTTGCTTCTAGATATTCAATCAAAATCATGTTCCAAAATAACTGACTAGTACATACATATAGTGTGGATATTACATGGTGATTAGTTTGTTCATGGCAACGAGAGAGTGGTTAAGGTGATTGGGAGGAGTGATTGGTGGTGGACATGTTGGTTTAGTTTGATTTTCTGAATGCTGGCTTGTTTCTCATCAGTAGTCCTTCTAGTTGGAGCTAGATCTCATCTCTGTATGATTGTTCAGTTTATCATTGAAGTATTTGTTCACTTAGTCCTTCTCATTGGAGCTACATCTCATCTCTGTATGATTGTTCAGTTTATCATTGAAGTATTTGTTCACTGACTATGGTTGCATCGTTTTTTACTCGTAGTAATTTTTAACGGCAGAACTAAACAGAACACACCAGGCCCTCTCTTAGTTTCTTTTTCTTAAGTCTCTCGGCTCCCTAAGTTTTATGTTTAAGTTTATCCTTATTCCTCTGTCCTTTTTATTCTTCTCGAGTAATCAGTATTCTTTCTTCAGTTTTGTGTTCatgttcataataaatttctattcAGTGTTCTTTCTTCATCATAGTAGGGGAAAAAAGAATTGATTATCTCAGTTTTTCACTTGTTCAGCATCATTGCTTTCAGAAAGTTCAGTAATTTCAAATTTAGTTGCCAGAAGGGGCAGGCTGGCCAGTCTGTGGACATTGACCCATAGTGTTGTTGTCATGGATTTTGGAGTGGACGTGAAGGCTGCTTCAGGTGGTATCTTTTCGTCGGCGTGTGGCTGCTGACGACATGGTCGTGGGCTCGTTGCTATATGCACCTTGATCCGAAGATAGCGAGCGCCAGACACAACTCTATGATGCAAAGCTGCGGGAGTGAGATTTTGAAAAGAAAATGTTTGTAACGCAAGGTAACTTATTATTGTAGTGACCAGACTCTGTAAT is drawn from Triticum dicoccoides isolate Atlit2015 ecotype Zavitan chromosome 4A, WEW_v2.0, whole genome shotgun sequence and contains these coding sequences:
- the LOC119289511 gene encoding SKP1-like protein 1, encoding MAAEEGEKKMITLKSSDGEEFQVEEAAAMESQTIRHMIEDDCADNGIPLPNVDSKILSKVIEYCKKHVQADSSSSTSTAAAAPAEDLKSFDAEFVKVDQATLFDLILAANYLNIKGLLDLTCQTVADMIKGKTPEEIRKTFNIKNDFTPEEEVEIRRENQWAFE